The following proteins are co-located in the Paludibaculum fermentans genome:
- a CDS encoding YXWGXW repeat-containing protein, translating to MKRLLSVGFFAFAMLAGAAEVSVSARFGPPPPPPREVIVVRPGPRHVWVPGHYFWDGRRYVWASGYWTVPPRGRAGWVPGRWERRNGMHIWVEGRWR from the coding sequence ATGAAACGCCTGTTATCAGTTGGGTTCTTTGCATTTGCGATGCTTGCCGGCGCTGCCGAGGTGAGCGTCAGTGCACGCTTCGGCCCGCCGCCCCCGCCGCCTCGCGAGGTGATTGTTGTGCGGCCCGGACCGCGCCATGTCTGGGTCCCCGGCCACTACTTCTGGGATGGCCGGCGCTATGTCTGGGCCAGCGGATACTGGACGGTCCCGCCGCGCGGGCGGGCGGGCTGGGTCCCCGGACGCTGGGAGCGCCGGAATGGAATGCACATCTGGGTGGAGGGCCGCTGGCGCTAG
- a CDS encoding sigma-54-dependent Fis family transcriptional regulator, translating into MELELLQSISLAVSQVRTVETVLKMIVSGLVDTAGVALARIWLIGPGDICPTCRMSSECADRHTCLHLAASAGRSRMDGSDWSSLDGAFRRFPLQVRKIGWIASSGQSMLIEDAVSDTRWTLHPGWVRNENIHGFAGHPLVYGGEILGVLGVFARVHITEQQFKLLRVFADQAAVSIANARAFEEIQTLQLRAERENDYLKTEVKENLGGFRGQSPALQRLLSQIGQVAPTDASVLILGESGTGKELVARAIHDNSRRANRVLVKANCASIPRELFESEFFGHVKGAFTGAMRDRLGRFELADGGTLFLDEIAEIPLELQSKLLRVLQEGEFERVGEERTRPVDVRVIAATNRDLRSEMAAGRFRADLYFRLSVFPIQTPPLRDRLEDVVILAADFLEKASKRLNLSIPRLTADNIRDLCNYDWPGNVRELQNVLERALIVSGGRQLRFDLRNSAPPPSPAAQPVGRLHTRGQLLELERSQIVEALERCKGKIYGSDGAAALLGLRPTTLSSKIAALKIRRPRP; encoded by the coding sequence ATGGAACTGGAACTCCTCCAGTCTATTTCCCTTGCCGTGAGTCAGGTCCGGACGGTCGAAACGGTCCTGAAGATGATTGTGTCCGGCCTGGTCGATACGGCTGGGGTCGCCCTCGCAAGAATCTGGCTCATCGGCCCGGGCGACATCTGTCCAACGTGCCGGATGAGTTCAGAGTGCGCGGATCGGCACACCTGTCTTCACCTGGCGGCGAGTGCGGGCCGCTCCCGGATGGACGGCTCCGATTGGTCGTCGCTCGATGGTGCCTTCCGGCGCTTCCCGCTCCAGGTTCGGAAGATTGGCTGGATCGCCTCCTCCGGCCAATCCATGCTCATTGAGGATGCCGTCTCGGACACGCGATGGACTCTCCACCCCGGTTGGGTGCGGAATGAGAACATACACGGCTTCGCTGGCCATCCGCTGGTCTATGGCGGTGAGATCTTGGGCGTGCTCGGAGTCTTCGCCCGGGTGCACATCACGGAACAGCAGTTCAAATTGCTCAGGGTGTTCGCGGACCAGGCAGCCGTGTCCATCGCCAATGCGCGAGCGTTCGAGGAGATCCAGACCTTGCAGCTGCGCGCGGAGCGGGAGAACGATTACCTCAAGACAGAGGTGAAGGAAAATCTCGGTGGCTTCCGGGGCCAAAGCCCGGCCCTGCAGAGGCTGCTTTCTCAGATTGGCCAGGTGGCCCCGACGGATGCAAGCGTGCTGATTCTCGGTGAGTCGGGCACAGGCAAGGAACTGGTGGCGCGCGCGATCCATGACAACAGCCGCCGCGCGAACCGGGTGCTCGTCAAGGCGAACTGTGCCTCGATCCCCCGCGAGCTGTTCGAAAGCGAGTTTTTTGGCCACGTGAAAGGCGCGTTCACAGGCGCGATGCGCGATCGCCTTGGGCGCTTCGAACTGGCCGATGGCGGAACCCTGTTTCTCGACGAGATTGCAGAGATCCCCCTGGAACTCCAATCCAAGCTGCTGCGGGTATTGCAGGAGGGCGAGTTCGAACGCGTGGGGGAAGAGCGGACCCGGCCCGTGGACGTCCGCGTCATCGCCGCGACCAACCGGGATCTGCGTTCCGAAATGGCCGCGGGGCGCTTTCGAGCGGATCTCTATTTCCGCTTGAGCGTCTTCCCCATCCAAACGCCGCCGCTGCGCGACCGCCTCGAGGACGTCGTCATCCTGGCCGCCGATTTCCTGGAGAAAGCCTCCAAGCGGTTGAATCTCTCCATTCCTCGCTTGACCGCCGATAACATTCGAGACCTGTGCAACTACGATTGGCCAGGAAATGTGAGGGAGCTACAGAATGTTCTCGAACGCGCATTGATTGTGTCCGGTGGCAGGCAGCTGCGCTTCGATCTCAGGAACTCCGCTCCGCCGCCATCCCCGGCGGCCCAACCCGTTGGCCGGTTGCATACCCGGGGTCAGTTGCTGGAGTTGGAACGCAGCCAGATCGTGGAAGCCTTGGAACGGTGCAAGGGCAAAATCTACGGGTCGGACGGCGCCGCGGCACTCCTTGGGCTGCGTCCAACCACACTCTCCTCTAAGATCGCCGCGCTCAAGATTAGGCGGCCCCGCCCGTAA
- a CDS encoding isochorismatase family protein yields the protein MTDLNTSRSGNTANHHGLNAIQDGLVHAEGGGDALLRLDDVVFLLLDHQSGLFQVVKDISVAELRANTAMLAKLAALMKIPVITTASVPDGPNGPLMPEIHQFAPHAVYVPRKGEVNAWDNELFVQTVRETGRRTLVIAGVWTSVCVMFPALDALAAGFNVYAVVDASGDPSEMASRITLARFSQAGVVPISANAVLCELQRTWNRPDAAEIAQLYTLVAPNYAAVLESYNRAQDAALHPARPVPELTHK from the coding sequence ATGACGGATCTCAACACCTCTCGCTCCGGCAACACAGCGAACCATCATGGTTTGAATGCAATTCAGGACGGCCTGGTGCACGCGGAGGGTGGCGGCGACGCCCTGCTTCGGCTCGATGACGTCGTGTTTCTATTGCTCGATCATCAATCGGGCCTGTTTCAAGTGGTCAAGGATATCAGCGTTGCGGAACTTCGAGCCAATACCGCGATGCTCGCCAAACTGGCTGCGCTCATGAAGATCCCCGTCATCACGACGGCTTCGGTGCCTGACGGCCCCAATGGCCCACTCATGCCGGAGATTCACCAGTTCGCGCCCCACGCCGTATACGTGCCCCGCAAGGGCGAGGTCAATGCCTGGGACAACGAACTGTTCGTTCAGACAGTCCGCGAGACGGGCAGGCGGACGCTGGTCATTGCCGGTGTCTGGACCAGTGTCTGCGTCATGTTCCCCGCACTGGATGCGCTGGCAGCCGGATTCAACGTCTATGCCGTAGTCGATGCATCGGGAGACCCCAGCGAAATGGCCTCTCGCATCACACTCGCCCGCTTCTCCCAGGCAGGCGTTGTCCCCATCAGCGCCAACGCGGTTCTGTGCGAACTGCAGCGCACATGGAACCGGCCGGACGCGGCGGAGATCGCCCAGCTATACACGCTGGTTGCGCCGAACTATGCCGCGGTCCTGGAGAGCTACAACCGGGCTCAGGACGCTGCCCTGCACCCGGCAAGGCCGGTGCCCGAATTGACGCACAAGTAG
- a CDS encoding response regulator transcription factor: MGLSQFLIGVVDDDHSMRQSLEELLASGGYNVLLYSSAREFLDSDGFQRVSCLITDVEMPAISGWELLRMARTDHSELPVILITAEEPDDPESRFEFQGARFSFKKPFDGRALLAALDSIFRKA; the protein is encoded by the coding sequence ATGGGCCTGAGCCAATTCCTTATCGGCGTCGTGGACGACGACCACAGCATGCGGCAGTCGCTGGAAGAACTGCTCGCTTCCGGCGGTTACAATGTGCTGCTGTACTCTTCTGCCCGGGAATTCCTGGACTCCGATGGCTTCCAGCGCGTGAGTTGCCTGATCACCGACGTGGAGATGCCCGCGATCTCGGGTTGGGAGCTCCTGCGGATGGCCCGAACCGACCACAGTGAACTGCCGGTGATTCTGATCACGGCGGAGGAACCGGACGATCCAGAGAGTCGATTCGAATTCCAGGGAGCCCGATTCTCCTTCAAAAAACCCTTCGACGGGCGCGCGCTACTCGCGGCCCTTGATAGTATTTTCCGCAAGGCATGA
- a CDS encoding PAS domain-containing sensor histidine kinase, whose translation MNRTGSWVWDVQQAQPAYWSAQMNKIHGRDISQAPPGAGEYSGLFPAEDWPLWVSGVQQAVENKAAFSCECRIWQENGRTQLVRHLGWAVLGSADEVTEIIGTTLELGDPTREPMDRPQPGDSPVSELVDLIPALAWSCQPDGSADFFNRGWLEYTGLSQEEAWGWGWTKAFHPDDLDKALSCWKTLEGTGQPGQLEARLRRFDGQYRWFLVQAKPQLDEAGRVVKWYGTNTDIENRKHAEAALGESERNFRQIVDSIPALVCTMTARGEVECVNQQVLEYFGKTLEELRNWAYTGAVHEQDLPGVIARWQHSVETGEPYDVTHRIRRFDGVFQWFHVRGLPLRHPDGDIARWYILLTDIEDRKRAEDAVRASEAHLRLTIDTIPALVWRADPAGEPDYLNARVVTYTGRNLGEFTRFRWEDLIHPDDLELTNKAWRASIRSGAPYSVKQRLRSADGSYRWFQVNGAPLRNENGEILSWFGLDIDIDDNWKMAEELRQTQAKLSRATQIATVAELSASIAHEINQPLAAAVANGHACQAWLSAEPPNLERARLTAGRMIRDVNSAAGVVQRIRALFKRSAQDLVPSNINEVISAVLQLTADELRESGISTRASLADDLPGVAVDRVQMQQTLLNLIRNAIEAMEGSGDRPKVLSITSRLDDSGLLIQISDTGCGLTDTSTVFEPFVSTKERGMGMGLSICRSIVESHGGRLWAASNEGVGTTFSFTLPLHRDEPS comes from the coding sequence ATGAACCGTACCGGCAGTTGGGTTTGGGATGTCCAGCAGGCGCAGCCGGCCTATTGGTCAGCACAGATGAACAAAATCCATGGGCGCGACATAAGCCAGGCGCCCCCCGGCGCCGGCGAGTACTCCGGGCTGTTCCCCGCTGAGGACTGGCCGCTCTGGGTATCCGGAGTGCAACAGGCGGTGGAGAACAAAGCGGCGTTCAGTTGTGAGTGCAGAATTTGGCAGGAAAACGGCAGGACTCAGTTGGTCAGGCACCTTGGTTGGGCGGTTCTGGGCTCGGCTGACGAGGTGACCGAGATCATCGGGACGACTCTGGAGCTGGGTGATCCAACGCGAGAGCCCATGGACCGGCCGCAGCCTGGGGACAGCCCGGTCAGCGAACTGGTCGATCTGATACCCGCGCTGGCGTGGTCCTGCCAACCGGACGGATCGGCCGACTTCTTCAACCGCGGCTGGCTGGAGTACACAGGCCTTTCGCAGGAGGAAGCGTGGGGGTGGGGATGGACCAAGGCCTTCCATCCCGACGATCTGGACAAGGCCTTGTCCTGCTGGAAGACTCTGGAGGGGACCGGGCAACCGGGTCAGCTTGAGGCGCGGCTACGCCGCTTCGACGGGCAGTATCGCTGGTTCCTGGTTCAAGCCAAGCCGCAACTGGACGAAGCCGGGCGGGTGGTGAAGTGGTATGGCACCAACACGGATATCGAGAACCGGAAGCACGCCGAAGCTGCGCTGGGTGAGAGCGAGCGCAATTTCCGTCAGATTGTGGATTCGATCCCGGCGCTTGTCTGCACGATGACGGCGCGCGGCGAGGTTGAGTGTGTTAACCAGCAGGTGCTCGAATACTTCGGCAAGACTCTGGAGGAGCTCAGGAACTGGGCTTATACCGGAGCTGTCCATGAGCAAGATCTCCCTGGCGTGATTGCCAGGTGGCAGCACTCGGTGGAAACAGGCGAGCCATATGACGTAACTCATCGCATCCGGCGTTTCGACGGCGTCTTCCAGTGGTTTCATGTGCGCGGCCTTCCCCTGCGGCACCCGGATGGCGACATTGCCCGGTGGTACATCCTTCTGACCGACATCGAGGACCGGAAGCGGGCGGAGGACGCGGTTCGCGCGAGCGAGGCCCATCTGCGTTTGACTATCGACACGATCCCCGCGCTGGTATGGCGCGCCGATCCGGCCGGCGAGCCTGACTATCTGAATGCGCGTGTTGTGACGTACACCGGAAGGAACCTGGGCGAGTTCACCCGATTTCGATGGGAGGATCTGATTCACCCGGACGACCTCGAGTTAACAAACAAGGCGTGGCGGGCTTCGATCCGGTCTGGAGCTCCGTACAGCGTCAAACAACGGCTTCGCAGCGCCGACGGGTCCTATCGATGGTTTCAGGTGAATGGAGCGCCGTTGAGGAACGAAAACGGAGAGATCCTCAGTTGGTTCGGCCTGGACATCGATATCGACGACAACTGGAAAATGGCTGAAGAGTTGAGGCAGACGCAGGCGAAGCTTTCGCGCGCCACGCAGATCGCAACCGTTGCTGAGCTGTCGGCATCCATTGCGCACGAGATCAATCAGCCATTGGCGGCCGCGGTGGCCAACGGGCATGCGTGCCAGGCCTGGTTGTCGGCGGAGCCGCCCAACCTCGAGCGAGCCCGTCTGACGGCCGGAAGAATGATCCGCGATGTGAACTCCGCGGCGGGGGTGGTCCAGCGGATTCGAGCACTCTTCAAGCGATCGGCGCAGGACCTGGTTCCTTCCAACATCAACGAGGTGATCTCGGCGGTTCTCCAGTTGACGGCAGACGAATTGCGCGAAAGCGGAATCAGCACTCGCGCCAGCCTCGCGGATGATCTACCCGGGGTCGCAGTCGATCGCGTGCAGATGCAGCAGACGCTGCTCAACCTGATTCGCAATGCTATCGAGGCGATGGAGGGCTCCGGTGATCGCCCGAAGGTGTTGTCAATCACCTCGCGGCTGGACGACAGCGGCCTGCTGATTCAGATCAGCGATACCGGCTGCGGCCTTACGGACACCTCAACGGTGTTCGAACCGTTTGTCAGTACAAAAGAAAGAGGGATGGGCATGGGTCTTTCGATTTGCCGGTCGATCGTGGAAAGCCACGGCGGGCGACTCTGGGCGGCCTCCAATGAGGGAGTGGGAACGACTTTCAGCTTTACGCTCCCTCTCCATCGGGACGAACCCTCATGA
- a CDS encoding response regulator transcription factor: MKAADEVVYVLDDDHRIREALSEVFAAMGMPHVSFGSATEYLRYRRTDACACLILDVDLPDINGLDLQRQLGEDIGPPIIFLSGYGDIPSTVRAMKAGAVEFLTKPADHEMLLGAIRTAFTRDLQQRQRVAEIADLQRRFALLTPREKEVLPLIADGMLNKQAAAALGISEVTLQVHRGQIMRKMSAASFADLVRMAFRLAA; the protein is encoded by the coding sequence ATGAAGGCGGCGGATGAGGTGGTCTACGTCCTTGACGATGACCATCGGATTCGCGAGGCACTTTCCGAAGTCTTCGCAGCAATGGGGATGCCACACGTCTCATTTGGATCCGCGACGGAGTATCTGCGCTACCGCCGGACGGACGCCTGTGCGTGCCTGATCCTCGATGTCGACCTGCCGGATATCAACGGCCTGGATCTACAGAGGCAACTGGGGGAAGATATCGGGCCGCCGATCATCTTTCTCAGTGGATATGGCGACATCCCCTCCACTGTGCGGGCGATGAAGGCAGGCGCCGTGGAGTTCCTCACAAAACCGGCTGACCACGAAATGCTGCTGGGCGCAATCCGGACAGCGTTTACCAGAGACTTGCAGCAAAGGCAGCGGGTTGCGGAAATAGCCGATCTGCAACGGCGGTTTGCTCTCCTCACTCCACGCGAAAAAGAAGTCCTGCCACTGATCGCCGATGGAATGTTGAACAAGCAGGCAGCTGCGGCGCTGGGCATTTCGGAAGTGACGCTGCAGGTCCACCGTGGGCAGATTATGCGGAAGATGTCCGCGGCCTCATTCGCGGATCTGGTCAGAATGGCCTTCCGGCTCGCTGCGTGA
- a CDS encoding patatin-like phospholipase family protein, producing the protein MNNRLLFALSLIPFSHAALAQMPTGTLVDRIVRRIDIRGDRTFDILLLSGGGEYGAYGTGFLRGWQSRATDPMPKFDMVTGVSTGALISPFAFAGDEQSLAEISREYTENAASMKPSFEYLFFLKRDGGLLDRRNLENSIDRLYGESLAARARRGFDEGRILLVGTTNLRSGLGSIWNIEEELGRGPGGLGSFQKILLASAAIPGAFAPVEIKGDPHVDGGVASNTLLGLDLSDFQRLAERLRAGRTRGTVRIRLWVIVNKPLYPSVETSGYRGVGAVRDRGERLLFGLKELQTLTRYWELSEAVNSGVPGLSMEVRCTAVPQDMTAKVTINKIFDQAFMKKLDQFGFERARGRQQWDRLPLSPYQRPQ; encoded by the coding sequence ATGAACAATCGACTCCTGTTCGCTCTATCCCTGATTCCTTTCAGTCACGCCGCGCTGGCGCAGATGCCCACCGGTACTCTCGTAGACCGGATCGTTCGCCGGATCGATATTCGCGGCGACCGCACGTTCGACATCCTCCTGCTGTCCGGCGGCGGTGAGTATGGAGCCTATGGCACCGGCTTCCTGCGCGGCTGGCAATCCAGGGCCACTGATCCGATGCCGAAGTTCGACATGGTGACCGGTGTCAGCACTGGTGCGCTGATCTCGCCCTTCGCCTTCGCCGGCGACGAGCAGTCCCTGGCTGAGATCAGCCGGGAGTACACCGAGAACGCCGCATCGATGAAGCCCAGCTTTGAGTACCTCTTCTTCCTGAAGCGGGATGGCGGTCTGCTTGATCGCAGGAACCTGGAGAACTCGATCGACCGGCTCTATGGCGAGTCCCTGGCTGCTCGTGCCCGGCGCGGTTTTGACGAAGGACGCATCCTGCTGGTGGGCACAACCAATCTCCGCAGCGGCCTGGGATCGATCTGGAACATCGAGGAGGAACTGGGGCGCGGGCCAGGCGGCCTGGGCTCCTTCCAGAAGATCCTGCTGGCGTCCGCCGCGATTCCGGGCGCATTTGCTCCCGTGGAGATCAAGGGCGATCCGCATGTGGATGGTGGCGTCGCCAGCAATACGCTGCTGGGGCTCGACCTCTCCGATTTCCAACGGCTGGCGGAACGGCTACGGGCTGGTCGAACGAGGGGGACGGTACGGATCCGGCTGTGGGTGATCGTCAACAAGCCGCTCTACCCCAGTGTGGAGACGAGCGGCTATCGGGGTGTCGGCGCGGTGCGTGATCGGGGGGAGAGGCTGCTGTTCGGCTTGAAGGAACTCCAGACGCTCACGCGCTACTGGGAGCTCTCTGAGGCGGTCAACTCAGGGGTGCCCGGCCTGTCCATGGAGGTGCGCTGCACCGCCGTACCGCAGGACATGACGGCGAAGGTGACCATCAACAAGATCTTCGACCAGGCCTTCATGAAGAAGCTCGACCAGTTCGGGTTCGAACGGGCGCGGGGGCGGCAACAATGGGATCGTCTTCCGCTCTCCCCCTACCAGCGGCCGCAATAG
- a CDS encoding DUF4136 domain-containing protein, producing the protein MKLRNTILALACLTSAGFAQDVRYNYANGTDFSQYKTYKWGQSRAAEKLDTITDRQLREAVDAEMTKKGFVRQEEGRTDLLLVYEPSTRNEKQITSFDSGWGYGRGWGRRWSGYGPGITTAETSTIRVGEFALDIYDREKHELVWRGVASKTLDPNMKPEKWQKTIQAGAEKLLKNFPPPVKKQS; encoded by the coding sequence ATGAAACTCAGAAACACGATCTTGGCGCTGGCCTGCCTCACCTCGGCGGGCTTCGCGCAGGATGTCCGGTACAACTATGCCAACGGCACTGATTTCAGCCAGTACAAGACCTACAAATGGGGCCAGAGCCGGGCGGCGGAAAAGCTGGATACCATCACCGACCGCCAGCTGCGGGAGGCCGTTGACGCCGAGATGACGAAGAAGGGCTTTGTCCGGCAGGAAGAAGGACGCACCGACCTGCTGCTGGTCTACGAGCCTTCGACGCGCAACGAGAAGCAGATCACCTCATTCGACAGCGGCTGGGGCTATGGCCGTGGCTGGGGACGCCGTTGGTCCGGCTACGGTCCTGGCATCACGACCGCCGAGACTTCCACCATCCGGGTGGGCGAGTTTGCCCTCGACATCTACGACCGGGAGAAGCATGAACTGGTCTGGCGGGGTGTCGCGTCGAAGACCCTGGATCCCAACATGAAGCCGGAGAAGTGGCAGAAGACCATTCAGGCCGGTGCCGAGAAGCTGCTGAAGAACTTCCCGCCCCCGGTGAAGAAGCAGTCCTGA
- a CDS encoding DUF417 family protein has protein sequence MISIYALAARLDRFGVGALRFSLVVVLFWIGGLKFANYEADGIVPLVANSPLMEFFYHHSAPEYRQHMNREGELNDDNRRWHETNGTYEFSHGLGCAIILIGCLIALHPFRPQVAAAGSLLLILMSLTTLSFLVTTPEAWVPALGDTAHGFPFLSVGGRLVVKDIIMLGAAIVTMSDSAKAYLQYES, from the coding sequence TTGATCTCAATATATGCTCTCGCCGCCAGGCTGGACCGATTTGGAGTGGGCGCCCTCCGCTTTTCACTGGTTGTCGTGTTGTTCTGGATCGGAGGACTCAAGTTCGCGAATTACGAAGCGGATGGCATAGTGCCACTGGTTGCCAATAGTCCGTTGATGGAGTTCTTCTACCATCATTCGGCACCGGAATACCGGCAACACATGAACAGGGAGGGTGAGCTGAATGACGACAATCGCCGCTGGCACGAGACGAACGGCACCTATGAGTTTTCGCACGGTTTGGGCTGCGCCATCATCCTGATCGGCTGCCTGATCGCGCTCCACCCGTTCCGTCCTCAAGTGGCCGCGGCCGGGAGCCTGCTCCTCATCCTCATGTCACTCACGACACTGTCGTTTCTGGTCACCACGCCTGAGGCCTGGGTTCCAGCCCTTGGCGACACCGCGCACGGCTTCCCATTTCTCTCGGTTGGGGGCCGGTTGGTAGTCAAGGACATTATCATGCTCGGCGCCGCCATCGTGACGATGTCGGATTCCGCGAAGGCATACCTTCAATACGAATCCTGA